The Littorina saxatilis isolate snail1 linkage group LG15, US_GU_Lsax_2.0, whole genome shotgun sequence genome contains a region encoding:
- the LOC138948521 gene encoding uncharacterized protein encodes MKTPGEEEPSSHDTIPHTVPHPPDGIASPTNSAEDFTQPPVDLSQASDHNTPRGTVQHHDYHHSTEPTQLAQPMDVEASFPQNRMEASVAGAVAPGYTTNSNEAPVHIYKQSKCQTNIAETINSSNTFKIDQVHNQVHNQVHNHNLVHNEQHVHQPHITFNISRAYITGDQEIPFQAVTGATEHGALSSEDNEAVDNMVTTDSFRRALDILTTGERLLLLSAHPGLTRQSFLSALRRQYRKKGYTVYDLSCVSDWDKKGPVERGSLVILDCAFGDVRLDREQYHRFYKHSLYSINSLTTKLVFVVYPPVLLELQQYDRASVRPLLNSVELVELGQDPLLSVEPYKDLLVRMLRDPNHGLILGALFALTMQGQGFFSDNTGQAQPPLERLGFSDYSDAQLEEYASLLKGFLLAHRGRGFINREVYDAVGLAFADTYLKSVLVQVCDTMHLVQFVRTEHPVEKDPLLMRRMYEEMVRGRLPELIQHPCLHSEQFLCGFEAFCRENNCLQAVIGALDPDHNLPLLYWSVWGSSDRLTEWCLGMVNEQNTDSNIMSDHVQSAAFGTALLKALQISNSSHMFRQLLSKIADKPYTRNMRLPLPCTGQQHTAELRAVCDKISSGLRTSHFRYLGVLIPKHLITSKMKDDIIHISFPRQHVYLTYRLLTDQQVDEQDREGNTLLHLAADAGHLEAIKMAVSSGASLTVKNEARKTPPQLAKQLLDQHNQDTQCQEKWTRSMFAACKVCDDTTVKECLCYHATVDSKDEKGLTPLHIASKHDHADIASLLADLDANLNATDKSGLTPLHYACRGQCLETVQLLVERGGLVNAVDRKGTTPLHTVCRHGVKEVAELLILHNAHVDAKTSIGWTPLHLACDKGQKDIAQLLLQFRADINTTSSEGETPLHTACARGNTDIVRLLVANRADVNVTKSDNDTPLHFACLENNTDIVRLLLNHGADVNVQNKHGETALHVACQRGNTDVVRLLLGDKDTVSVSDDEVKSPSTVLCGPPAKVNINMKNKEGETALYKACEARNTATVRLLLQQDDIDVNAACDDCLSPLQLACMLGKIDIAQPLLLHNADVNMSGALGLTPLHFACLPSHLDVVHLLLQHGTDVNIPGKLCTRPLLYVGGNQRHDIVHHLLHCGANVNISDKESETVLLMACTHGQQEIVQYVLQHNADMNKERSVLYDALQAAQIEGHREIEQLLLQFMSLSHPDSVPRQPSLQLSVQSGGISTGNL; translated from the exons ATGAAAACTCCCGGAGAGGAGGAGCCCTCTTCTCACGACACCATTCCACACACTGTGCCACACCCTCCCGATGGTATCGCCAGCCCTACCAACAGTGCTGAGGACTTTACACAGCCTCCAGTCGACCTCTCTCAGGCTTCTGACCACAACACTCCCCGAGGCACGGTACAGCACCATGACTATCATCACTCTACCGAGCCAACACAACTGGCTCAGCCCATGGACGTGGAAGCGTCGTTCCCTCAGAACAGGATGGAAGCCAGTGTTGCAGGAGCGGTGGCACCAGGCTACACAACCAACTCCA ACGAAGCACCGGTACACATTTACAAGCAGTCCAAGTGTCAGACCAACATTGCTGAGACCATCAACAGCTCGAACACCTTCAAGATCGACCAGGTCCACAACCAGGTCCACAACCAGGTCCACAACCACAACCTGGTCCACAACGAGCAGCATGTGCACCAACCCCACATTACCTTCAACATATCTCGCGCTTATATAACTGGAGATCAAGAGATTCCCTTCCAAGCTGTCACAG GTGCAACGGAACATGGAGCACTGTCCAGTGAAGACAACGAGGCAGTTGACAACATGGTCACCACAGACAGCTTCAGAAGGGCGCTGGACATCCTGACAACAGGGGAACGTCTGCTGTTACTGTCAGCACACCCAGGTCTTACCAGACAGTCTTTTCTCTCCGCTCTACGCCGTCAGTACCGTAAGAAGGGCTACACAGTGTATGATCTCAGCTGTGTCAGTGACTGGGATAAGAAGGGGCCTGTAGAGAGGGGGAGTCTTGTGATCTTGGACTGTGCCTTTGGGGATGTCCGCCTTGACAGGGAACAGTACCACAGGTTCTATAAGCACAGTTTGTACAGCATCAATAGTTTGACCACCAAGCTTGTCTTTGTTGTCTATCCCCCCGTGTTGCTTGAGCTTCAGCAGTATGATCGTGCCTCTGTCCGTCCTCTGCTCAACAGCGTGGAGCTTGTAGAGCTAGGTCAAGATCCTCTTCTTTCAGTTGAGCCCTACAAAGACCTCTTGGTGCGCATGCTCCGTGACCCCAATCATGGACTGATACTGGGAGCTCTTTTTGCTCTGACCATGCAAGGTCAAGGCTTCTTCTCGGACAACACGGGTCAAGCACAACCACCATTGGAACGTCTTGGTTTCAGCGACTACTCGGACGCTCAGCTAGAGGAGTATGCCAGTCTCCTGAAAGGTTTCCTTCTGGCGCACAGAGGAAGAGGGTTCATCAACAGGGAAGTCTATGATGCTGTTGGACTGGCCTTTGCTGACACCTACCTGAAGTCAGTACTGGTGCAAGTTTGTGACACCATGCATCTCGTACAGTTTGTGCGAACAGAACACCCAGTTGAGAAAGACCCTCTGCTAATGCGAAGAATGTACGAGGAAATGGTTAGAGGACGTCTACCTGAGCTGATTCAGCACCCTTGTCTTCACAGCGAACAGTTTCTGTGTGGATTTGAGGCGTTCTGCAGAGAGAACAACTGCCTGCAAGCTGTCATTGGTGCACTGGATCCTGACCACAACTTGCCTCTGCTTTACTGGTCAGTGTGGGGATCGTCTGACCGTCTGACTGAATGGTGCCTCGGGATGGTCAACGAACAGAACACGGACAGCAACATCATGTCTGACCACGTCCAGTCTGCAGCCTTCGGGACCGCCCTGCTGAAAGCTCTCCAGATCAGCAATAGTTCACACATGTTTCGTCAACTTTTGAGTAAGATTGCTGACAAACCTTACACACGGAACATGCGCCTTCCACTGCCATGCACAGGTCAACAACACACAGCGGAATTACGCGCAGTCTGTGACAAGATTTCATCGGGCCTCAGGACTAGTCACTTCAGGTACCTTGGTGTCCTTATTCCAAAACACCTCATCACCTCAAAAATGAAAGATGACATCATTCACATTTCTTTCCCACGTCAACATGTCTACCTGACATATCGACTCCTGACAGACCAACAGGTGGACGAACAAGACAGAGAGGGAAACACCTTGCTCCACCTGGCGGCAGACGCAGGACACCTGGAGGCGATCAAAATGGCGGTCAGTAGTGGAGCCTCACTGACGGTGAAAAACGAGGCAAGGAAGACACCGCCACAGCTGGCAAAACAACTACTTGACCAACACAACCAGGACACACAATGCCAAGAGAAATGGACACGTTCCATGTTTGCTGCATGCAAAGTATGTGACGACACAACTGTCAAAGAATGTCTCTGTTACCATGCCACCGTTGACAGCAAAGACGAGAAGGGCTTGACTCCGCTGCACATTGCGTCTAAACACGATCATGCTGATATCGCTTCTCTTCTAGCGGACCTGGATGCGAACCTTAACGCCACGGACAAGTCGGGATTAACTCCACTGCACTATGCCTGTCGTGGACAATGCTTGGAGACAGTGCAACTACTCGTTGAGAGAGGAGGCCTTGTGAATGCTGTGGACCGTAAAGGAACTACTCCTCTACACACAGTATGTAGACATGGTGTCAAAGAAGTCGCTGAGCTTCTGATCCTGCACAATGCACATGTTGATGCGAAGACTTCTATCGGCTGGACGCCTCTGCACCTAGCTTGTGACAAAGGACAGAAAGACATCGCACAACTATTGTTACAGTTCAGGGCTGACATTAATACAACATCAAGCGAAGGCGAAACTCCGCTGCACACGGCATGCGCACGGGGCAACACAGACATTGTGAGACTACTCGTTGCCAACAGAGCAGACGTCAACGTGACAAAAAGTGACAACGACACGCCGCTACACTTTGCATGTCTTGAGAATAACACAGACATCGTGCGACTGCTACTCAACCACGGGGCTGATGTCAACGTTCAGAACAAACATGGTGAAACTGCTCTACATGTTGCATGCCAGCGTGGTAATACAGACGTCGTACGTTTGCTGCTTGGAGACAAGGACACTGTCAGCGTGAGTGATGACGAAGTTAAAAGCCCTTCCACCGTGCTGTGTGGAccaccggcaaaggttaacaTCAACATGAAGAACAAGGAGGGTGAGACTGCTCTATACAAGGCGTGTGAAGCTCGTAACACAGCGACTGTACGTCTACTTCTGCAACAGGACGACATCGATGTCAACGCAGCATGTGATGACTGTCTCTCCCCATTACAATTGGCCTGCATGTTGGGTAAAATAGACATCGCTCAGCCTCTTCTGCTACACAACGCTGATGTCAACATGTCTGGTGCACTTGGTCTGACACCCCTGCACTTTGCCTGTCTGCCTAGTCATCTTGACGTCGTCCATCTCCTCCTGCAGCACGGTACAGACGTGAACATCCCTGGCAAACTTTGTACAAGACCCCTGTTGTATGTCGGTGGGAATCAACGCCATGACATCGTTCATCACCTGCTGCATTGCGGTGCGAACGTGAACATCTCTGACAAGGAAAGTGAGACAGTCCTGTTGATGGCCTGCACACACGGCCAACAGGAAATCGTTCAATACGTCTTGCAGCACAACGCCGATATGAACAAGGAAAGGAGTGTGTTGTATGATGCACTGCAAGCAGCACAAATAGAGGGTCACAGAGAAATCGAGCAGCTGCTACTGCAGTTCATGTCTCTCAGTCATCCTGACAGTGTTCCCCGGCAGCCGTCACTACAACTATCAGTACAGTCAGGAGGGATCTCAACAGGAAACTTGTGA